agtatgtcactgtgGTTGTATAATTGAAGGGTATCTAAACCTTAGAGGTTATCtttagtaaagtactaggtttattagtgagttgagttccaatcctaaccctcattatcagtttaggggagtgaataacaacgtgtcgtgttgagtgaacactgatcacaaacgtaaGGAATCTATCGAGTCAAGTTGACAAAACAttaatgtaaactaacaaccattctattatactaatctaaacattatacatcattacagttgataaactgaaagtaaagcagataaaaATCTAATAGATACctaaaacagttgatatgacttaaccaTAGGcatcaatcaaacaagaacatgcaataggagtGAGCCACACaattaaggcactaactagattttagtggctcctaagaggtctccttgaAACAACTAAAAGGCATACTagatcattcatgtctcaatttctaagttcggtgtcctaaaagcgcattagatgcctcccgGGAACACCGGCCATATCGAGTTCACAGAATCTTCAGGCATAGTATACCAGGGGTCTTAGTCCTataaagtagctaagttcatataaatGGATAAgtcttgatcacaacctaggttggtcaatcctgaagatgctagcatacaaacctATTGGGGTTACAGATTCAGTAtaacaacagtaatcgtactaatttaacataactacgctaacccaaacttctatcatggcagtgACTCACCGGAATATCttctggaaaataaaagctaaactagctactactaaaaactaactaataatatttaaaactAAATTGAAGTAgaaaattgagtgtgtgtaaaaaatGAGCCCAAAAGTCCCTATTTATAGAAAAGCTTTGGCTGGAAACAGGTGGCAAGGCGGCGTGGCAAGCCGGCACCATAGCGCAGCGTGGGTGCCCGATGTTTAGCAAGCCGGTGCCACATCCCGTTTGTTGTGCCCGGTGTGGGTTGATCTGGAGAGCCGGCGCCAAAATGGCAAGCCGGCCTGGAAGGCCGTTTTGGTGCTGGTTTGCTGTTTTGCTTGGATCGTCTTGCttgttcccgggatcgtaacttgttTTTCGATGTCGTAACTAGTcgttctagaatcttcgttttagctccgttttacttgattctttttgcattgcctttataattacttaatctacaaaattaaccgacaaatcgattattttggcgataaagtttggaactttattgattaagggctcaatatcgggggtaaaaacgtgactttttggccgatataacTGTTTATTAGTTATGTTAACTGACTTTATCTTGTGTTTGCTTTTCAGTTATGCCGATCCTCAATGTTCTTGAGGACGAGGAGCTTGATAGGTTGTTGCCACTCATGGGAGCGAGGAGATTGAGGAGTCCCAAACTGAGGGGGATGCTATTCCTCTTACTGGCGCGGAGACCAATGTTCCTCATACTGGCGCTGAGTCTCATGTGCCCGAGGAGGGGGTTTCTCACACCGGTGTGGAGTTCAGCAACCACAACACTAGGGTTCCCACTCCCCCTACTGAAGGTCAGGGGAACCCTGCTGAACAAGTCACTTCTTTGCAAAAGAAGAAGAAGCGCAAACACTCTGACAAGAGTAGGGAGAAATcccataagaagaagaagaagaagacgacGACGACTAGTAAACACGCTTCTTCTCATGACTCCTGATTATCTTCAATTTGCGGTATTGTTTTCTCTAACGCATAGTTGCTTATTTTTATTGTGTAGATAGCGGTGATCGCCCTCATCCAGATGTGCTTTTAGAGTTCAATAAGCTGGTAGAGTTTCTTGATGTGCCCAGTGGGCTTGCCTCTACTCACCTAAAGTTTTTGGTGGAGTTTCTCATAATACAAAGTTGATTACTAGTACAACAAGTCCTTTGAAACTTTTGCATATGGATTTGTGTGGACCAATGCgtgtttctagcctcggtggcagaaAAGACGTATTAGTAATTGCGGATGATAACTCTCGCTATACTTAGATTCTTCTTCTTAGCTCAAAATCTGATACGCCGTTCGTCATCATTGATTTTCGCAAGAAAATTCAGGGAGCTCTAAATCTTCACCTTCGAAGCATACAATTCGACAATGGCAGCAAGTTCAATAATGACCAAGTTGAGAGGTTTCTACGAGACTTATGCATAAAACATCAGTTCTCTGCAGCACGCACTCCTAAAAAAAGTGTGTTAGAAAGACGAAATTGTAAGCTAGTTGATGCTGCTCGCACAATGCTTGCCTACTCAAAGTTACCGTTGTTTTTGTTAGGAGAAGCCATATCTATAGCGTGTTTCACTCAAAATCGCTATATCATTAATAAACGCTTCAACAAAATACCATTCAAAATCCTATATGGTAGACGGTCGACGTTAAGTTTTTTTGAATCTTTGGTTGTACTTTCTACATCTCAATTGACTCTGACAACCCGAGAGAATTTGATGTTCATGGTGATGTTGCCATATTCATTGGTTATTCCCTAGAAAAAGTTGTTTATCGTGTGTACAACATACACACAAAAACAATGAAGGAAAGCATCAATGTTCGATTCGATAGGATGTAGGCAATGGCTCTTGAACAACAGAGTTTATGACCTAACATGCCATCTtcttgttggtttattttggctagtagaagatatgtttatcccacattggtgggaggaagatgtgaggggtgagtgacttggttatataagaggggctaagtcttcattccaaatcgtaccaatcaatacactttaagtatttgattatttctttctttcttacccttgtttgagagttgtattagttaaatattttggagagtgtagttggcttaagagagtcgtctatatcattgtaacaatttgtgatatagtgtatttctctctttgggggccggtggtttttctcctgttttggagtttccacgttaaatcttgtgttgtgtattgtttttatttctttactattattgttgggctgggtggtgggaattagtgagaccgtaatttcccaacaactggtatcagagcgtcaggtttgacgggggtctcggttataggagtcggagtatgctctgtggttgccacgggagtggatcgtccacatcagaaacgagttctattgatcgtatagggtatctggttagacaatattttttctaattcgtagtaatagttggatttgttagtggcgagttgtggatttccgatttaaagggtcctggctacctgctacatcttttggctattcgaaacgtgagcaaaatcagagaaagtgttgtctataggatacggatacgatgtcgaagtttagtccaatgaggtttgatgtagagaaatttgatgggatgatcaattttggcttatggcaggttcaagtcaaggatgtgttgattcagtccgatttacacaaggctttgaagggtaaacccacccttgttcctggcagtgattctagcagtaagttcgatgaagaagaatgggatgatatggatttgagggcagcaagtgcgattcgtttgtgtcttgcaaagaacgtgcttgcaaatgtgcatgggttatcaacggcaaaggagctttgggttaaactagagcagttgtaccagggcaagggcatctcaaatcggttgtgtcttaaagaacaatttcatactctgcgtatggatgggggttcaaagatttcagatcatctaagtattcttaacggtattgtttcagaactggaggctattggagttaaaacggatgatgaagataaagctttgaggttgatattatctttatcatcgttttatgaacacatgaaacctattttgatgtatgggaagaaaactctgaagtttgaagacgttactagcaagctcctatccgagaagaaaagactggaaggtaacggggtctcgtcatcaggagatacgatagtgttgtgttcggataggcagaagagaaactctagaaagaatctgacatgctggaagtgcgggaagactggacatgtaagggttaattgtcccggtgtagctaatccggcaaatggctccaaagatgctaacattgtctccgttgttacggagagtgacgaattcctctgaagtcacgtcatcctcatggtgtgtccgcgccaccgtggaaatggatgttcgttagcggttccacaattacacatgggcattggtttggcgttgatgcaggttgtgtggtggaaactgatgttgtagctgatgaaacttccagggaaagccaaacaggaagttgcaccataaagtttcagctggttgttcaacaacatgtgccgaggtgaaatgcttggaatgtgatattctaagtgctatactcttaatggtggagtatgataattcttgttaagagttatgattgtctgtgatgacaatgattgtcggtttagacaatgttcgatgaagatgcaagttttgtctcttgggagataatgtcaacggcatgaagatgaggatcttgaagttgtcgtcgaggaagcgtctacatcggttatccttgcaatgtggaagcctgattatcttcttctatccaaaaggtggagatttgttggtttattttggctagtagaagatatgtttatcccacattggtgggaggaagatgtgaggggtgagtgacttggttatataagaggggctaagtcttcattccaaatcgcaccaatcaatacactttaagtatttgattatttctttctttcttacccttgtttgagagttgtattagttaaatattttggagagtgtagttggcttaagagagtcgtctatatcattgtaacaatttgtgatatagtgtatttctctctttgggggccggtggtttttctcctgttttggagtttccacgttaaatcttgtgttgtgtattgtttttatttctttactattattgttgggctgggtagtgggaattagtgagaccgtaattttccaACACTTCTTCCACACATAACTATGATAATCTGAAAGAAAAAAAACAATTCTAATTTCCCTTACATTCTAAATGTCATCCCATTTTTTGCCCGCTGCTTCACTAATTACCCCAAAACCACATACTCCCCCCTTTAAAAACATCCCTTTCCCCTTCCAGATTTTTAGTCTCTCAAAATTACTCCCTTCCTTCTCGATTGTTCATCCGCCGGCTCGCCTTTTCAATGGTATTGATCGTTCTATCAACTCCATCCTTCTTCATCAAAATCACAACGGCTACTATCAACCACTAAAATCGGCCAACGATTTCAGGTACAAATTGGGTTTTGAGGTGATAAAACTGATTGACGGTACCAACCAACTAATGGTATGTTTTTCTGGTTATttggtttttattttttattttttttattgtacTGTGATTTTCCCCAATTACATGTAGTACACGGATAAGATAACATGATTAATTCTTTTGTTGGGATTGTATAAGTGATTTTTGTGTGTGCTTGATTTTATGAGTTATGTCTAAATTTTTCTTCGCTCGGATTTACTGAGACACAACTAAATGGGTTGGGTTATGATTAGGTTGTTTGAAATCTGCTGCTCGATTAAAAAGTTATTCCCTGAGGTGTGCCTTGCTGCttcttaaaaaaaatttattttattactAAATCATTTTTTGTTTCATTGGTATGAACGGTTATTTGTAACAATGTTCATTGAAGGGCTATCGACAATTTCAGCCATCTCTGTCGCAGGTGATGATGTTGCCTACTTGCCTGTATGTTTTTGTTATGTTTCACTAATTCGTATATGATTTACGTTATCATAAGTTGAACTGTGTAGTTGTGAACGTTGATTTGGTGGGCTCGGTAACCGCTGTCTGTTTACAGACTGCTGTTGTTCCGTCTGTATATTCATCTTATTTATTTGggttattagttgttattattttGAATCTATTTGGTTATTAGTTGATTATTTTGAATCTATTTGGATTATTACTATTTGAGTTATTAGTTATATATTCAATTGTTTTCTATTAGTTGATTATTACTATTTTGAATGTGGTTATTAGTTGGTAAATCTATTTGTTGATTTTTACTTATCTTTTGGTTTGTGTTTGCCTAGTCTTACTTTGTTATGTATAACCTGTTTTTTTTTGTGTCTCGATTTGGTTGTGAAAATGAACTAATTGCACCTAATAAAAGGGTTAACACTTACATGGAAGCGAATAGAAAGAAAAAATATGTTAAGAAGTCATCATGGGGATGATGGTTGTGTGTCTACCTTTTTGGCCAAAGCAGTAGAAGTAGTATTGATCGTTTCACATTTGTGGGGTCTTTTAACTATGCTGGTATCATTATGTTTGTTGTTAGTTTGTTATTGGTACTGTTTGTATTACGTTTCATGGTTGTccttatatttttgttgttgttttttttCCTTATATATGTTGCAGGGGTAACGAATTGTTATAACGAATTGGATGTTGGAGAAGTACCAACTAATAACCCAAAACTCTTCTATGATAGGGAAACTAAACAGGGGTAAGATTAAATCATCAAACACGTTGATAATGTTTGGTTTCGATTCAAATATAATTTTAGATAACTAAGCTAGGATGATGCATAGCTGTTACTGAAGAAAAAATTTCAGTATATTACTTGTTTGGCTATATCACTTATAATTTCGAGCTATGTTGTACAATGCGTATTCACTTACTTCCCGATTCAGATACAATGTTGATATACACATGaaatttgaaatattttggtttttgGTTTATAATTCATGAAATTTGAAATATTTGTTTTTGGTTTAGAAtcaaaaacaaatatattataaatGAAAAGCTGAAAAGGAGACGAGTTAAATGGGTCGAAGTTCActtgattttttttattaatttcatGAAGCAACCTAAAACAAATTTTCATAATGTTAGTTTACTATTGAaataatttttaatttaatttttgatTCTTTTGTATTATGGCAGCTGCTTACTTTCTCCTTGTAGGAACAATTGCTGCTTTCGTTGGGCAACATGTCGTAAGAAAGATGATTATGATATTCGGACGCGCTTTCACTAATTGTATTTTCATTCTCGCCTTcactatatatgttttttttttaacggccaaatatgaattaaatataaaaaaaacgcTCCTTAGCAAGACGCTAAAGGAGAAATTACAACGGGAATAGACGCCATGAGTTCCAATTAGACACTCTATGGCCTCTATTTTTAAGccatctaaaaaaataaaaataaaaataacgtcAACTAAGCTAGCCCGATTACAAAAAGGTTCGTTAAAAACTATCCCGTTCCGGAAACGCCACAAAGCCCATAGGAGTGTAGCAACAATGATCTCAAGTCTGATTCTAGAATTAGAAGCCAAATTTCCATCCTCGATCTAACCTTTGAAGTCTTCCCAAGAATTGAAAGAAGGCATGTTACAATCGGTCCATAATTTAACTTTACGCCAAACATCCATAGCAAAAGAACACCCGAAGAACAAATGCATGCGATTTTCGACACCATTATTGCACACGGGACAAATAATGGTATTGATATCTAATCCCCTTGTGGAAAGGTTCCAATGAAGGGGGAGATAATCATGTATAATGCGCCACATGAAAATATTTACCTTCCTGGGGATAATTTTGTTCCAAGTCGTAGGAATATTAGAAGAAGGTAAGATAACCCGATCGATATGATACCTCGCACCCTTCACTGAAAAAACAGAGTCTGCTGAAATCGAACATGACCATTTGTCCTCAGCCTCCGTCAACAGAACAATACCGAGCTCGTCTTGGATAGCCTGAAGTGAAGAAACATTCCTACCTGTCAGTTCCGGACGCTTCCATGTCCAACACCACGACCCTGTAACCAATTTATCAGCGATCGTGTGATGTTTATTAATCTCCAAGTGATAGAGACGATTAAAACGATTAGCGAGAGAATCATGACCCGTCCAAATATCATGCCAAAAATTTATGTTCCGTCCATTACCTACTTGCATCTTAAAAACATCTCCCGGGAGTAACTTGTCGTTAATAATTTTGGAACAATTATCAACAATAGACGACCATAAACTATTACCAAGAGTGCTTTCAAAAATGTTTCCATGTATGGACTTAACAAGGGAAACCCATAAGTCATTCGGTTTCATTAAATATCTCCAACGCCACTTATATAACATGGCAAGATTGAAAGCCTTCAAGCTCCCAACATTAATACCTCCTTTTTCGAATGAAGCAAGAATCAAGCTCCATTTAGCCCatgccatttttattattattattattactacaacccCAGAAAAATTGAGATCTAATCGATTCGAGTTGCTTGAGAATAGATTCAGGACATTTAAAAACCGACATCCAATAAATGCCAAGGCTTCCCAAAACAGATTTGATCAACGTGAGACGACCCCCGGATGATAATAAATTAACTTTCCAAGGGGCCATTTTAGaatgaaatttatcaattaaagcgGACCAACTTGACTTACTTTTCATATTAGACCCGATAGGAACGCCCAAATAGGTAGTTGGAAAAGATCCCCTTTGGCATCCTGAATCATTAGCGAGGGTATCAATCTCGGCATCACTAACTCCCATACCAAAAATATGGGATTTTGACACATTAATTTTCAACCCGGAGACCATATGAAAAGCATGAAGTAGACACAAAATATTATCGAATTGTTGTCTACTCCAATCTGAAAAAATGATAACGTCATTGGCATAAAAAAAATGAGATAACGTAAGCAAGGATTACCAACTTTGATGCCACGAACAAAATCTATATCCATAGCTTGTTGAAAAGCAATATGAAGTCCTTCCATGACTATGATGAATAAAAACGGGCTTAGAGGATCTCCTTGGCGTAAACCCCTATTAATAGAGAATTCTCGAGTCGGGTTACCATTGACTAAAACTGAA
This genomic stretch from Rutidosis leptorrhynchoides isolate AG116_Rl617_1_P2 chromosome 11, CSIRO_AGI_Rlap_v1, whole genome shotgun sequence harbors:
- the LOC139876038 gene encoding uncharacterized protein → MAWAKWSLILASFEKGGINVGSLKAFNLAMLYKWRWRYLMKPNDLWVSLVKSIHGNIFESTLGNSLWSSIVDNCSKIINDKLLPGDVFKMQVGNGRNINFWHDIWTGHDSLANRFNRLYHLEINKHHTIADKLVTGSWCWTWKRPELTGRNVSSLQAIQDELGIVLLTEAEDKWSCSISADSVFSVKGARYHIDRVILPSSNIPTTWNKIIPRKMA